One window of the Ktedonobacteraceae bacterium genome contains the following:
- a CDS encoding LuxR C-terminal-related transcriptional regulator: MHQIIAQVGGGRLYQLSIKADPIVVGTPAWYDWLDQNTAFLFTDHVGSFTARKSSSIYNDQDWSATRFWKGRFYHIPLGPSRSLTLSRLQAAVERLISGYTTTDLIDVSAECFSASLRPAYGIGFPLDRAEGLVQAKLQRPVLSEDLLVRQRLIARLQSGLPGRLTLLCAPAGFGKSTLLAHWAARCGRPVAWLALEPGDQDLAVFVRLVLAALRTCFPTACPATARLLASQQGLDIEPLAAALLADLAALPGEALLVLDDYQFMQRDGVQRLLAALLEHLPPRLHLALACRWDPPLPLVRWRARGWLQEVRGAELCVTEQETEAVLAALVGGERARASARVVWQRTEGWVALVRLAALGLRQAADAAAYLQHWSSVPDSASRRYLLEEVLLQQPQRVQQVLLGTALLKQFNESLCARLLEGEESRESVAGLLGWMEQAQLVEPRQEGEPGWYRYRVLLRQVLEQRVREEWSAAEVACWHRRASEWYASRGEIVEAVEQAQAAGEGERAVQLVEGQVRRLLEEERVEEMEGWLERLEEEQREGSAALLLARAWLKHVHGRLMELPGLLMTAEQRLDFQFRDAGDPDNAKYWFLRAFLALVWSQFQFFTGQIEASLESAHSALEWIPPEYEYIASHALSILALSRQASGQQDVALFELNKALRDQSARHSVTARLLFTQAIIYLNAGKLQQAEQTARHLLQVARQADLALSQTWAHLLLGVVHYEWNQLDMAVNHFNTVIANRHHAHFFAVRDALCGLALTYQAQGLSSQAKEIARTLLEWVLEQQNMRELVTVYAFQAQLALLQEDVESAEIWSVMARDQSVPGSILFFDCTEAHLLLARGDEPGAVQAQALLSQRLQHAESSHNRRMTIKVLAMQAWAYRIQGHETEALKALKRALTLAHSGRFIRTFADLPSLARMLPELRKPRKAQQMIDAPLAAYLQQIRMAFKSESSRPVSEEVRLQQEGPELLTNRERQILGLLNRNLTNKEIARELVVTPGTVKVHTNSIYRKLSVNNRRSAIMLARSLGILVTQ, from the coding sequence ATGCACCAGATTATTGCGCAAGTGGGAGGGGGCCGATTATACCAATTGTCAATCAAAGCAGATCCGATTGTCGTTGGTACCCCTGCCTGGTATGATTGGCTGGACCAGAATACCGCTTTTCTCTTCACCGATCATGTAGGAAGCTTTACCGCGCGTAAGAGCAGTTCCATTTACAATGATCAGGATTGGAGCGCTACTCGTTTTTGGAAGGGCCGGTTCTACCATATTCCCCTGGGCCCCAGCCGTTCACTCACGCTCTCACGACTGCAAGCCGCGGTGGAACGGCTCATTAGTGGCTATACTACAACCGATCTGATCGACGTGTCCGCGGAGTGCTTTTCCGCCTCCTTGCGCCCGGCATATGGGATAGGATTTCCGCTTGATCGGGCGGAGGGATTGGTGCAGGCCAAACTCCAGCGACCCGTGCTCAGCGAGGACCTGCTGGTGCGCCAGCGGCTCATCGCCCGCTTGCAAAGCGGGCTGCCTGGCCGACTCACCTTGCTGTGCGCCCCGGCCGGCTTTGGCAAGTCGACCCTGCTGGCGCACTGGGCCGCTCGTTGTGGACGGCCGGTGGCCTGGCTGGCGCTGGAGCCGGGGGATCAAGACCTGGCGGTCTTTGTGCGCCTGGTGCTGGCCGCCCTGCGCACCTGCTTTCCCACGGCCTGCCCGGCGACGGCCCGGCTGCTGGCCAGCCAGCAGGGCCTTGACATCGAGCCGCTGGCCGCCGCGTTGCTGGCAGACCTGGCTGCTTTGCCGGGCGAGGCGTTGCTGGTGCTGGATGATTATCAGTTCATGCAGCGTGACGGGGTGCAGCGCTTGCTGGCGGCGCTGCTGGAGCACCTGCCGCCCCGACTGCACCTGGCCCTGGCCTGCCGCTGGGACCCGCCGCTGCCGCTGGTGCGCTGGCGAGCCAGGGGCTGGCTGCAGGAGGTGCGGGGAGCCGAGTTGTGCGTGACGGAACAGGAGACGGAGGCGGTGCTGGCCGCGCTGGTGGGGGGCGAGCGGGCGCGGGCGAGCGCGCGGGTGGTGTGGCAGCGCACGGAGGGCTGGGTCGCGCTGGTACGCCTGGCGGCGTTGGGACTGCGCCAGGCGGCAGACGCGGCGGCGTATCTGCAGCACTGGAGCAGCGTGCCCGATAGTGCCAGCCGGCGCTACCTGCTGGAAGAGGTGCTGCTGCAACAACCGCAGCGGGTGCAGCAGGTGCTGCTGGGCACGGCGCTGCTTAAGCAATTCAATGAGTCGTTGTGTGCGCGGCTCCTGGAGGGCGAGGAGAGCCGGGAGTCGGTGGCAGGATTGCTGGGATGGATGGAGCAGGCGCAGTTGGTAGAGCCGAGGCAGGAGGGAGAACCGGGCTGGTACCGGTATCGTGTGCTGCTGCGGCAGGTGCTGGAGCAGCGGGTGCGCGAGGAGTGGAGTGCGGCCGAGGTCGCGTGCTGGCATCGGCGAGCCAGTGAGTGGTATGCGAGCCGGGGGGAGATAGTCGAGGCGGTGGAGCAGGCGCAGGCGGCGGGAGAGGGAGAGCGAGCGGTACAACTGGTGGAGGGGCAGGTGAGGCGGCTTCTGGAAGAGGAGCGAGTCGAGGAGATGGAGGGCTGGCTGGAGCGATTGGAGGAGGAGCAGCGAGAGGGGAGTGCGGCATTGCTGCTGGCGCGTGCCTGGCTCAAGCACGTTCATGGCCGCTTGATGGAGCTACCAGGTCTATTGATGACTGCCGAGCAACGCTTAGACTTCCAGTTCAGGGATGCAGGTGATCCAGATAATGCTAAATACTGGTTTCTGCGTGCATTCCTTGCGCTCGTCTGGAGCCAGTTCCAGTTCTTTACGGGGCAGATAGAAGCAAGTCTGGAGAGTGCCCACTCAGCGCTGGAATGGATTCCGCCCGAATATGAATATATAGCAAGTCATGCCCTTTCAATCCTGGCACTTTCAAGGCAAGCCAGCGGGCAGCAAGATGTGGCGCTCTTTGAACTCAATAAAGCCCTGAGAGACCAATCGGCGCGTCATAGCGTCACTGCTCGTCTACTCTTCACTCAGGCCATCATTTACTTGAATGCGGGAAAACTGCAACAGGCCGAACAGACAGCAAGACATCTGCTTCAGGTTGCCCGGCAAGCCGACCTGGCGTTGAGCCAGACCTGGGCCCACCTGTTGTTAGGAGTGGTGCATTATGAATGGAACCAGTTGGATATGGCGGTGAATCACTTCAACACAGTGATCGCTAATCGGCACCATGCCCATTTTTTTGCTGTACGTGATGCTCTATGCGGTTTAGCCCTCACCTATCAGGCACAAGGATTGAGTAGCCAGGCGAAGGAGATTGCTCGTACCTTATTGGAATGGGTTTTAGAACAGCAGAACATGCGCGAATTAGTAACTGTCTATGCTTTCCAGGCACAATTAGCCTTGCTCCAGGAGGATGTGGAGTCGGCTGAGATATGGTCTGTAATGGCAAGAGATCAATCAGTGCCAGGCTCGATACTGTTCTTTGATTGCACCGAGGCTCATTTGTTACTCGCCAGAGGTGACGAGCCGGGTGCAGTACAGGCTCAAGCGCTCCTTAGCCAGCGCTTGCAGCATGCAGAATCAAGCCACAATAGACGTATGACTATCAAAGTACTGGCTATGCAAGCATGGGCTTATCGGATACAAGGCCATGAGACCGAAGCGTTAAAGGCGCTGAAACGGGCGCTTACTCTGGCACATTCCGGCAGGTTTATTCGTACCTTTGCCGACCTACCATCATTAGCCAGGATGCTACCAGAACTGCGCAAACCACGCAAAGCGCAACAGATGATAGATGCCCCCCTCGCGGCTTATCTGCAGCAGATCCGGATGGCGTTCAAATCCGAATCCTCGCGGCCTGTTTCCGAGGAAGTGCGGCTACAGCAAGAGGGTCCAGAACTCTTGACCAACCGCGAGCGACAAATCCTGGGCTTGCTCAACAGGAATTTGACGAACAAAGAGATTGCCCGTGAACTGGTCGTCACACCAGGAACGGTCAAAGTGCATACCAATAGTATTTATCGCAAACTCAGTGTGAACAATCGCCGGAGTGCTATTATGCTTGCCAGATCGCTTGGCATTCTGGTTACACAGTGA